One stretch of Oceanithermus profundus DSM 14977 DNA includes these proteins:
- a CDS encoding single-stranded DNA-binding protein, with the protein MNAVIVTGKVERAEAKALDGDRTLVTFNLIGAYEEEGRVRNFVVPVSLFGAQARRFDNGLEGQEVAVVGSLRQRTWENDKKEKRSAVSLVARYLYRVAHAEAKPFGKGSAPFPAVNQVNLQGRLVATPESSERGPLRVTLAVSRDYVPEGKERPDADFIDITIWSPLAEALAQAEKGDPLTVFGRFNRESWEKDGKTHYAARVTATGVVPGIPLVLEPAAS; encoded by the coding sequence ATGAACGCAGTAATCGTAACTGGAAAAGTCGAGCGGGCCGAAGCGAAGGCGCTCGACGGGGACAGAACGCTGGTGACCTTCAACTTGATCGGGGCCTACGAGGAAGAGGGTCGGGTGCGCAACTTCGTCGTGCCGGTGAGCCTCTTCGGCGCCCAGGCGCGTCGTTTCGATAATGGCCTCGAGGGGCAGGAGGTCGCAGTCGTCGGTAGCCTGCGGCAACGCACCTGGGAAAACGACAAGAAGGAGAAGCGGAGTGCGGTTTCCCTCGTTGCCCGCTACCTCTACCGGGTGGCGCACGCGGAAGCCAAGCCCTTCGGTAAGGGCAGCGCCCCTTTCCCGGCGGTGAACCAGGTGAACTTGCAGGGCCGTCTGGTCGCGACCCCTGAGTCCAGCGAGCGCGGCCCGCTTCGCGTGACCCTTGCGGTCAGTCGCGACTACGTTCCCGAGGGCAAGGAGCGTCCCGATGCCGACTTCATCGACATCACGATCTGGTCGCCGCTTGCCGAGGCCCTGGCCCAGGCAGAGAAGGGCGACCCCCTGACCGTATTTGGCCGTTTCAACCGCGAGAGCTGGGAAAAGGACGGAAAAACGCACTACGCAGCGCGCGTGACGGCGACCGGCGTCGTTCCTGGCATCCCCCTGGTCCTCGAACCTGCGGCTTCCTAG
- a CDS encoding ParB/Srx family N-terminal domain-containing protein, whose amino-acid sequence MHDDAKKFETVVVALGDLEPPYPRAIDERRVEHLVEDIREHGLKEPLLITSDSIPPEKWYVVDGLHRLEALRRLGWSTTHAVWSPTLVPEDTRARILWRGRPPEVERVWVLIVRAARSLEVPAEEAHGFLFDLIQALQRAKSLFGDVPANEAVRLARAALEEVEGDAAPLNSSLHEAIALIGSDRAQITSLHLSEAGIPDWAEFLHGRLRLLVLPTLFLEKAVRNGISSSMLFALKAAHDGGAPDALIEAYLEHPTGENLERLEPWLSDGKEGKQEPATALITKTKKLARLIRKRLRDTQDPSLLSRLSEILTEAEKILEEATA is encoded by the coding sequence ATGCACGATGATGCCAAGAAGTTCGAGACGGTCGTCGTCGCCCTCGGCGACCTCGAGCCCCCCTACCCTCGCGCAATCGACGAGAGGCGGGTGGAGCACCTCGTCGAGGACATCCGCGAGCATGGGCTCAAAGAGCCTCTCCTGATCACCTCGGATTCGATACCGCCCGAGAAGTGGTATGTCGTCGATGGCCTTCACCGCCTGGAAGCGCTCAGGCGCTTGGGTTGGTCCACGACTCACGCAGTTTGGTCCCCGACGCTGGTTCCAGAAGACACCCGCGCTCGAATCCTTTGGCGCGGAAGGCCGCCTGAGGTCGAGCGCGTCTGGGTGTTGATTGTTCGTGCGGCGCGGTCCCTCGAGGTTCCAGCTGAAGAGGCTCACGGTTTTTTGTTCGACCTCATTCAGGCCCTGCAACGCGCGAAGAGTCTTTTCGGCGACGTTCCGGCCAACGAGGCCGTCAGGCTGGCCCGGGCCGCACTTGAGGAAGTGGAAGGGGATGCCGCCCCCTTGAACTCGTCTCTTCACGAAGCCATAGCGCTGATCGGAAGCGACCGGGCGCAGATCACCTCGCTTCACCTTAGTGAAGCGGGCATCCCCGACTGGGCAGAGTTTCTTCACGGCCGCCTGCGGCTTCTCGTCTTGCCCACCTTGTTTTTGGAAAAAGCCGTCAGGAACGGCATTTCTTCCTCTATGTTGTTCGCTCTCAAAGCGGCGCATGACGGTGGCGCCCCCGACGCTCTCATCGAGGCGTATTTGGAGCATCCCACCGGCGAAAATCTAGAGCGGCTCGAGCCATGGCTCAGTGACGGGAAGGAAGGAAAACAGGAACCAGCGACTGCGCTCATCACCAAAACCAAGAAACTCGCGCGCCTTATCCGCAAGAGACTTCGCGACACCCAGGATCCCAGTTTGCTCAGCCGCCTAAGTGAGATCCTTACTGAGGCCGAGAAGATTCTCGAGGAGGCGACCGCCTGA
- a CDS encoding ATP-binding protein: MWDSLLKFVYAVTIAPVVFLWRALAWIGADLGRLLTVGALVTYFFLPFSSAVKEDTRTFAMLFRLAVMVPAIWGLVNLAEAFVVGVRGYYAQAGNPHSLRAGAWWPVRNEQWWAHLSWKLFAAYALAYAAFGYNVLTGVLNWPTSLTVNVGYLADLVRFAFTHSPTVYLLTVPLPPPNIVATVSIAVAALMALEALRRLGAFQAVGQMVEARQVASKREPKAAEKKAPRRKSHEATTEQSAEHATADSSQAAEGHQPEAGDAASPQDSKARLTTKDVITELKKELVLPDETLRAVAELAVLISDPEGFRQTWQMDPPKGALLWGPPGTGKTTIARKIAEITGMHFVNLSPANARSMWVGESAKLIQKAFAEARASAPAIVFIDEAETVAGSRTQTGSDGAGQEQIAAVNQLLQEIEGTRNSARRYVFVLAATNHPDLIDPAFRSRLGRDVPIGMPTHENRVEILQKLLMRIKGNLGHVDYNELASRTEGFSGRDLRTLVQLAVTRVHAEGRDTLEWGDLLDAVDEVFKNR, translated from the coding sequence GTGTGGGACTCTTTGTTGAAGTTCGTTTACGCAGTAACGATCGCGCCAGTGGTCTTCCTCTGGCGCGCGCTAGCGTGGATCGGCGCCGACCTCGGCCGCCTGCTTACGGTGGGCGCGCTCGTCACCTACTTCTTCTTGCCCTTTAGCTCGGCGGTCAAGGAGGACACCCGCACCTTCGCCATGCTTTTCCGTCTCGCGGTCATGGTCCCAGCAATCTGGGGCTTGGTAAACCTCGCCGAGGCTTTCGTGGTGGGGGTGCGAGGCTACTACGCACAGGCGGGGAATCCGCACTCTCTTCGCGCTGGCGCCTGGTGGCCGGTCCGCAACGAGCAGTGGTGGGCGCACCTGTCGTGGAAGCTCTTCGCGGCCTACGCGCTTGCCTACGCAGCCTTCGGATACAACGTGCTCACGGGGGTTCTCAACTGGCCTACGAGCCTTACCGTGAACGTGGGCTACCTTGCCGACCTGGTCCGCTTTGCGTTCACCCACTCCCCTACGGTGTACCTGCTAACCGTTCCTCTTCCGCCCCCCAACATCGTGGCCACCGTTTCGATCGCCGTCGCGGCCCTAATGGCCCTCGAGGCGCTCCGGCGCCTTGGCGCATTCCAGGCCGTCGGCCAGATGGTCGAGGCTCGCCAGGTCGCCTCCAAGAGGGAGCCGAAAGCCGCCGAGAAGAAGGCCCCCCGTCGCAAATCGCACGAGGCGACGACGGAGCAGTCCGCCGAACACGCCACCGCAGACTCGAGCCAGGCGGCGGAGGGCCACCAACCCGAAGCGGGCGACGCCGCTTCGCCCCAAGACTCCAAGGCGCGCCTGACCACCAAAGACGTGATCACGGAGCTCAAGAAGGAGCTGGTCCTTCCCGACGAGACGCTGCGAGCGGTTGCCGAGCTCGCGGTCTTGATCTCGGACCCCGAGGGCTTTCGGCAGACCTGGCAGATGGACCCCCCCAAAGGCGCACTCCTGTGGGGACCGCCGGGAACGGGGAAGACGACGATCGCGCGCAAGATCGCCGAGATCACCGGCATGCATTTCGTAAACCTGAGCCCGGCAAACGCCCGCAGCATGTGGGTGGGTGAAAGCGCCAAGCTGATCCAGAAGGCCTTCGCCGAGGCTCGAGCCAGCGCCCCCGCGATCGTCTTCATCGACGAGGCGGAAACGGTGGCGGGAAGCCGCACCCAAACCGGCTCCGACGGTGCGGGGCAGGAGCAGATCGCTGCGGTCAACCAGCTCCTCCAGGAGATCGAGGGCACCAGGAACAGCGCTCGTCGCTACGTTTTCGTTCTCGCCGCAACCAACCACCCAGACCTCATCGACCCCGCCTTCCGCAGCCGCCTGGGGCGCGACGTCCCGATCGGGATGCCGACCCACGAGAACCGGGTCGAGATCCTGCAAAAGCTGCTCATGCGCATTAAGGGCAACCTCGGGCACGTTGACTACAACGAACTGGCCAGCCGAACGGAAGGCTTTTCGGGGCGCGACTTGCGAACGCTCGTGCAGCTTGCGGTAACGCGCGTGCACGCCGAGGGCCGCGACACACTGGAATGGGGAGACCTCTTAGATGCAGTCGACGAAGTCTTCAAGAACAGGTGA